The DNA window atccACGCAAGCATCACTAATTCAGACACGGGCTTCAAAATTACTCTGGgtctgaaatcacaaataagaccgttcggagggggccaggagggtgtcctgacatagcccctccgacgctcaagtcagagactgaggatatatggggtaGCAGCTAAGggcgctgctgaaaacaatatcgTGAATCCCTCAACTGAatactcaaacctggtatttataggagattACATGGACCTTTGATGgacttgtcttccatttgggcttGGGATGGACCAGGGGTTTGGACCGGATTTTGATGGATTCATCCGGGTATCACCCAGAATTTATTAGGTGACTGTGATCATTTTTAGAAGTTTGCTTGTACAATAGAGTATTATACACCGAATGATGGCAAAGTAACtatttaaattgttattatTTCAACAAATATTGATATATATTCCAGAAAATTAACAATGTtggttgaagatttgaagattattGATAAGAGATTTAGAAGATTTTATATTTGAGTTATGGAAATAATTTTGAATATATCATCTTGGATATAACTGAAGTTTGAAGAAGATATGTTTGAAGATTATGAAATATTTGAAGACAGTAAGGTATGTTTGAAGATTTGAACGAGACTTGGTGGAGATAATTGAGGATTATTCATGAGTTATATCATCTAATAAATACCAATGAGATACATCGAGTTTCTTCTTTACTAGTCTAAGGTCCTTCAGAATGTCATTCATTTGCTGATCGATACACCCATCTCTGCCTGATCAGCTTCATCCCTGAACTTCTTGTAAATATCACCTTTGTAAAATTTGCGCGTTCTTGCCACTAAGATCAGAGACGAAAGGGCCCCAAAGAACGTGATTGAGGCCAAAATCACAAATGCCAGTCGGTAGCATTGACTGCCAATGCAAGTCAGTTCTTTCACAGATGATCTTGTCATCCCCTTCTTCGCCAACTCCTTCAATGCCTCTTTATCATAAAGGGGTCCCGTAACTTTCACATTCAAAATGTAGGAGCCGAGTGGACTAGCCAGTTGACCACAGTTGAATAAGGTAGAGTAGTATTTCAGGCCAAAAAGTTCAGAAATTATGGCGAATATTAGTGGCAATTGAGCACCAAATGAGAAACCAATGATCATTGATGCAAAATAGACGGAACCCTTGAATGGAAATGCGATGAGTAAAAGGCCAATGCAGGACAAGAATAGGATCAAAGTCATCATAAGAGGTCTTGGAAATTTGTACTTGGCGAGAAGGCTTTCAGACACAAATCCTGAGAAAATTCTGCCAAAGTAGTTCCATATACTGAGAAGGGATAAGAACGTTTTTATCGTTTTTGTTGGATATCCTAATGATTCCCCAATCTGTCCCAAGTTGTCTACGGCTGTTAAGCTCGATCCCAGGCCACAAAAAGTTGCGAGAAACAGAATCATCATATCGGTGCTCGAAAGTGCTTGCAAGATGGTGTAATCTTCTCCTCTTTCTGGTTTATTGAATATATCGGCAAAGCAAGGTGGGTCATTTGGTTTATTTTCTGACTTTGAGGCAGCAGGTGGAGTATCTTGGACAGGTGAACTCTCTATGGCTATCTGAGGAGGATTCGAATTTATGGGGAGGTTCTTTTTGGTCCAAATTATCGATTCCTCCCTAATGGCTATCAGAAGAGGGACAAAGAGTAAGGCACATACTACAGTGGCACTTGCTGCATATGCCGCCTGTGAGAAAGCCACCATTTTCTCTACTATAGTCATCACCATTATAAACAACGCAAGCACAATGGACACATACAGAAActggtaaaatattttaagccCATTCGGGTTCCTAACTACGGGCATCGCACGGATTGTGTACACAAAAACCACAGACAAAGCAGCTGGAAGCCAAGCAATCAAAAGAATAAGTGATTTAGAATCGTTTCCATAGACAGCCAGATAAATCTGCGTAAGAATCGCACCACTCAATCCTGTAAAGCCCTTTAGCAAACCTAACATAACGCCTCTATTTTCTGGAAAATTTCTCACAGAAGTAACAAGAGCACCTGTATTCGCAAAATTCTGGGAATTTGCCCCAATGCATATGTAGATACACATCTGCCACACTTTCGGCTTTGAAATCTTGCCCGTGACAGAAAGCCATATCATGAAATACCCTGCAAAATTCATGGCAGATCCGATTAATAACACAAACCATGTTGGAGTTACCTCAGCTATGAGGCCAGACAACACTCCAACGTTGGCACCAAGATCCTTGAAGAAACCTAGGAGATTGAGGGTTGTTTGATCATATCCAAGAGAGGATTTTATCTCTTTGGAGTAAACTGCAAAGAGATATGTTGCTCCTGCTCCGGCCATGATGAGAAAAGACGCGAAAAGGGAAAACCATCGGCCACGAATCACGGTGACTCCGAAGGCCAGCAGGTTGCTGCGGCTCCAAGTGTCTGCGGTGGCAATGACCATATTTCTTGGTTTGGTAACTGAATTTGGTGAAGAGAATGGGCAGAAGAACTACTTACATTAGCggataaaagactggtttttgaGTGACAGGCCTATGGGAGGGTGGGGCTGGAATATACTAAAAAATGGAGTAGAGATCGCAGAAATGGACAGAAGATGGGGTTTTCATTTGCCGATGCAGTTTTCTTGATTTACTACCCAAATAAGGTGGGGTGACAACCAAGCAAAAATCCCTGAAGTAATAAGCAATACCAGAAATTTTCTTGGATTCATCAAGAATTCATTATAGTTCCATTAATGAAGCAATCATTGTTGGCCCAAATACAGTTTCCCCCTCAATCAACAAGACAATATGTTTAAATTTATTGAGTAAATTTTTAAGAAGAAACAAAGTAGTGTCACTTTAAGCACTTTTTGTTTGATTAGAATTCTAAACTGAATTGGCCTCATGAAATGTAATAAGAACATGGTTCAagataatataatttataatgaCAATTGCTAATACGTGCTCGAACGACTTTCAAGGGAACTTAGATGGTTTGAAACTTTGAATGCCTCGATGTTCATCCCACTTGCTATATCGCATGCCAATTTGGATAAACTactattttttctttttcctgtaaaaaaaaaaaaattaccatTCTTTACAACCACCAACTAATattctttaatttttgtttgTACTTTTCGATCTGAAAACTGTTCTCCTAATTATAGTATTCAAAGGCCAATATTGCgccatttattttttaaattttacagGTGTTTTTATATGAGCAAAAGATGGATAAATCTctatttcagtattaaaaatctagaataaATATACGATATTTTAAAACTAAATGTTGTATATCTAacaataatatatgattttggaGTACTCAAATATTTGTAATAAATTTTGATATTAATAATACATCTTTTTCGGATGAAAATTAGATACAAAActtcaaaaaataatataagtATATGATATTTAAGTACTAAATGTTTCATATATGacattaatatattatatctGAGTACTCAAATATGTATAACAAATTGTGTTATTAATGACACGTTTTTTCAGATGAAATTTTGgtacaaaacattgaaaatttggtattaatatataatatttgagtATGAAATATTTAATACATGATTTTTGACTACTCAAACACATATAACAAATTTTAGTATTAATGACACATGTGTTTTTCAGATGAAAATTgatacaaaaattaaaaatgtattactaatatattatatttcaatATAAATTATTTCAGATCGGGTAAAATACATGATATTTGAGCATACAAACAAGtgaaaaaaaatatagataTTAATATAGTCGTTTCAATTTTATACtcaattttttatcttttgtaTCAGATCTAAAACAATTTGTTCTGCAATATCATGTATATGTTTcatattttcaatgttttgtatTGGATTTCATTCGAAAAAATAACTGTATACCCAAGAAGTGTAGAAACATTTTTTTTGTGAACAAAGTAACGTAGAAAAATTTTCGATCCGACAAAAACTGAACACATATTTAACTATATTGttggatatttaaaaataaatcaccCTTTCTATACGTTCAAGTTcatacaaaacaagaaaatCTCACCATGATCGGTGAACATGAAGTTGCGTAATCATCCGAAGTTTCACCAACTTTACACCAAATGAAGAACATCACAAACACAAGATGAAATTCACATAAATTTGTCCCAACAGTCATGGTAACATTTTTTTGAAAGGTCGTGGCAACAATTTTGGTCTATATATCtaccatgtttttttttttctctttat is part of the Primulina eburnea isolate SZY01 chromosome 1, ASM2296580v1, whole genome shotgun sequence genome and encodes:
- the LOC140834685 gene encoding protein NUCLEAR FUSION DEFECTIVE 4, translated to MVIATADTWSRSNLLAFGVTVIRGRWFSLFASFLIMAGAGATYLFAVYSKEIKSSLGYDQTTLNLLGFFKDLGANVGVLSGLIAEVTPTWFVLLIGSAMNFAGYFMIWLSVTGKISKPKVWQMCIYICIGANSQNFANTGALVTSVRNFPENRGVMLGLLKGFTGLSGAILTQIYLAVYGNDSKSLILLIAWLPAALSVVFVYTIRAMPVVRNPNGLKIFYQFLYVSIVLALFIMVMTIVEKMVAFSQAAYAASATVVCALLFVPLLIAIREESIIWTKKNLPINSNPPQIAIESSPVQDTPPAASKSENKPNDPPCFADIFNKPERGEDYTILQALSSTDMMILFLATFCGLGSSLTAVDNLGQIGESLGYPTKTIKTFLSLLSIWNYFGRIFSGFVSESLLAKYKFPRPLMMTLILFLSCIGLLLIAFPFKGSVYFASMIIGFSFGAQLPLIFAIISELFGLKYYSTLFNCGQLASPLGSYILNVKVTGPLYDKEALKELAKKGMTRSSVKELTCIGSQCYRLAFVILASITFFGALSSLILVARTRKFYKGDIYKKFRDEADQAEMGVSISK